A genome region from Bordetella genomosp. 10 includes the following:
- a CDS encoding GFA family protein, producing the protein MLRGSCLCQGVAFQIAGSVTDLLYCHCSMCRKAHGSAFRARGRVKASEFRWTRGEALVRFHESSPGQHRGFCSVCGSPLLTKFDSDPTTFGLALGALDDDPGARPERHVYVGSKAPWHEIADSLPRHEGGATT; encoded by the coding sequence ATGCTTCGAGGAAGTTGCTTATGCCAGGGCGTTGCGTTTCAAATTGCCGGGTCGGTGACGGACCTGCTTTATTGCCATTGCAGCATGTGCCGTAAAGCCCACGGGTCCGCGTTTCGCGCGAGAGGCCGGGTCAAGGCGTCCGAGTTCCGCTGGACGCGCGGAGAGGCGTTGGTCCGCTTCCATGAATCCTCTCCCGGGCAGCACCGTGGCTTCTGTTCCGTGTGCGGATCCCCTTTACTCACCAAGTTCGACTCGGATCCCACGACCTTCGGCCTGGCCCTGGGCGCCCTCGACGACGATCCCGGCGCGCGTCCGGAACGCCATGTTTACGTCGGATCGAAGGCGCCGTGGCACGAGATAGCGGATTCGCTTCCCCGGCATGAAGGGGGCGCTACGACCTGA
- a CDS encoding DUF4865 family protein: MLIAHYTHRLPADYDLNIIRRRAAERGKLWDATPRLHFKGFLLREAGQLGAIGHSYSSLYLWQDDQGLRDFLLQNKYRTVTDSFGRADIDTRIVLDARRGTGKEARYAQTEEIDIPLDQDLGQAYAQELDHNRAVAAQTGVVAAAVGVDTTTWRITRIALRESHQEDAPKHAVTYEVLHLAKPLLDQLPTAGQ; encoded by the coding sequence ATGCTCATCGCCCATTACACCCACCGCCTTCCCGCCGACTACGACCTCAACATCATCCGCCGCCGCGCCGCGGAGCGCGGCAAGCTTTGGGACGCCACGCCGCGCCTCCATTTCAAGGGTTTCCTGCTTCGTGAAGCCGGCCAGCTCGGCGCCATCGGCCACAGCTATTCCTCGCTGTATCTCTGGCAGGACGACCAGGGCCTGCGCGATTTCCTCCTGCAGAACAAATACAGGACCGTCACCGACAGCTTCGGCCGCGCCGACATCGACACCCGCATCGTCCTGGACGCCCGTCGCGGCACAGGCAAGGAGGCGCGTTATGCCCAAACAGAAGAAATCGACATCCCCCTGGACCAGGACCTGGGCCAGGCCTATGCCCAGGAACTGGACCACAACCGCGCCGTCGCGGCCCAAACCGGCGTAGTCGCCGCCGCCGTGGGCGTGGACACCACAACCTGGCGCATCACCCGCATCGCTCTACGCGAATCCCACCAAGAAGACGCCCCCAAGCACGCCGTGACGTACGAGGTCCTGCACCTGGCAAAACCGCTCCTTGACCAGCTCCCGACGGCCGGCCAATGA
- a CDS encoding FecR family protein, which yields MTQADDDTLALHEAAAEWYLRRQDANWSDADETAFDAWLRADPRHGDALRALSRTWLDFSDVARPPLALDAAAQGSAAAQARDAGASPNEGAATAWRTASPSTTRPPQAPASHTRPLPPRHARPRTRQPWYSLRSGSPRLAAACLLLAAGGWFAYDNFPTYRLDVATAHGETRTLDLPDGSRIAVNMDTRLSVRLYPRRREVQLHQGEAWFQVAHAPQHPFVVASGENEVRVTGTVFDVRNLPARTTVQVREGRVEVRGPRDCGEPAVLTASQAINMGSNCARTPVYSVTTDMVGDWREGQLIFRRTPLEDVALDLARYLGKPVRIADARTRALPVSGFAATVRPQAFLESLPDLLPVRVARDADGGYRIDPAARP from the coding sequence GTGACCCAGGCCGACGACGATACGCTGGCCCTGCACGAGGCCGCCGCCGAATGGTACCTGCGCCGGCAGGACGCGAACTGGAGCGACGCCGACGAGACGGCGTTCGATGCCTGGCTGCGGGCCGATCCCCGCCATGGCGACGCGTTGCGCGCATTGTCCCGGACGTGGCTGGATTTCTCCGACGTCGCGCGCCCGCCCCTGGCGCTCGACGCCGCGGCGCAAGGCTCGGCCGCTGCCCAGGCGCGGGACGCGGGCGCCAGCCCCAATGAAGGCGCCGCCACGGCATGGCGGACCGCAAGCCCCTCCACGACGCGACCGCCGCAAGCCCCCGCCTCCCATACCCGCCCGTTGCCGCCACGCCATGCCAGGCCCCGGACACGACAGCCCTGGTATTCGCTTCGGTCCGGCTCGCCCCGGCTGGCCGCCGCCTGTCTGCTGCTCGCCGCGGGCGGCTGGTTCGCCTACGACAATTTCCCGACATATCGGCTGGACGTCGCGACCGCCCACGGCGAGACGCGCACCCTGGACCTTCCCGACGGATCGCGCATCGCCGTCAATATGGATACGCGCTTGAGCGTGCGGCTTTATCCGCGCCGCCGCGAGGTCCAGCTCCACCAGGGCGAAGCCTGGTTCCAGGTCGCCCATGCGCCCCAGCATCCCTTCGTCGTCGCATCGGGCGAAAACGAAGTGCGGGTGACCGGCACGGTCTTCGACGTGCGCAACCTGCCCGCCCGCACCACCGTCCAGGTCCGCGAGGGCCGCGTGGAAGTCCGGGGCCCGCGCGACTGCGGCGAACCGGCGGTGCTGACCGCCAGCCAGGCGATCAACATGGGCAGCAATTGCGCCCGCACGCCGGTCTATAGCGTCACGACGGATATGGTCGGCGATTGGCGCGAAGGCCAATTGATCTTCCGCCGCACGCCGCTGGAAGACGTGGCGCTGGACCTGGCGCGCTACCTCGGCAAGCCGGTGCGCATCGCCGATGCGCGCACGCGCGCCCTGCCCGTGTCGGGTTTCGCCGCGACCGTGCGGCCGCAGGCCTTCCTCGAATCCTTGCCGGACCTGTTGCCGGTGCGCGTGGCGCGGGATGCCGACGGCGGCTACCGGATCGACCCGGCCGCCCGGCCCTGA
- a CDS encoding RNA polymerase sigma factor, protein MTVARTGSAPSPRLYQHRPIGRFQKNTLSGKPDVSRAPQAAQNRSIRFPQGMASDRIATYSHLSAWVDEACQRPFRLFALPAIALRGGRRRSAWGGVIARTEGARLSAPSDDSRSWLTQMYASFRAPLLRFLQHRLGDRQDAEDALQESFTRLAAAGQSTALRNQRPYLFQIAANLLRDRAREQLRQGPMKMVSFDDPETRADEVPVDASACPVASTEHRERLHRLEQALQELPERQREAFVLHRFDGLTQDEVADRMGISRRMVSKHLSRAFAYCEVRVRYASADQMASRPQDDAQDEPEDGA, encoded by the coding sequence TTGACGGTCGCAAGAACCGGTTCGGCCCCATCCCCGCGACTCTATCAGCATCGACCGATCGGCCGCTTCCAGAAAAACACCCTGTCCGGCAAGCCGGACGTTTCACGCGCGCCACAGGCAGCGCAGAATAGATCGATCCGGTTCCCTCAGGGCATGGCTTCGGATAGAATTGCGACCTATTCGCATTTAAGTGCATGGGTCGATGAAGCGTGTCAGCGTCCGTTCCGCCTCTTCGCGCTGCCCGCGATCGCGTTGCGCGGCGGGCGGCGGCGAAGCGCATGGGGCGGCGTTATCGCGCGGACCGAGGGAGCGCGATTGAGCGCGCCTTCCGATGATTCCCGGTCCTGGCTGACGCAGATGTACGCCAGCTTCCGCGCCCCGCTGCTGCGCTTCTTGCAGCACCGCTTGGGCGATCGGCAGGACGCCGAAGACGCGCTGCAGGAGTCGTTCACCCGCCTGGCCGCCGCCGGACAGTCGACCGCGCTGAGGAATCAACGCCCCTACCTGTTCCAGATCGCCGCCAATCTCCTGCGGGACCGCGCCCGGGAACAATTGCGGCAAGGGCCGATGAAGATGGTTTCCTTCGACGATCCCGAAACGCGTGCCGACGAGGTGCCGGTGGACGCTTCCGCCTGTCCCGTCGCCAGCACGGAACACCGCGAACGTTTGCATCGCCTGGAACAGGCCTTGCAGGAACTTCCCGAACGCCAGCGCGAAGCCTTTGTGTTACACCGCTTCGATGGCCTGACACAGGATGAAGTCGCCGACCGCATGGGTATTTCCCGCCGCATGGTAAGCAAGCACTTGAGCCGCGCCTTCGCCTACTGCGAGGTGCGCGTGCGCTATGCGAGCGCCGACCAGATGGCCAGCCGCCCGCAAGACGACGCGCAGGACGAACCGGAGGATGGGGCATGA
- the pxpB gene encoding 5-oxoprolinase subunit PxpB — MNRPVDAATLEHDAAPAADSASTRARASIEPVGDRCLLIRLGDTVDLATHYAVQAVTALINACPPIGVVEVVPAFTTVAVHYQPSLCPREGDLPSVYLTRQIEALLRQDLPDVASEGRVVEIPACYGGEYGPDLEDVARQCGLAPEEVVALHSGSPLTLYAFFFSPGNPFAGPLDPRLNVKRRSSPRTRVEAGSVAIANGLSSIYQSTSPGGWNVIARTPWNLFQVDRQPPTRLRLGDQLRFKPITPDEFRDLLEPRP; from the coding sequence TTGAATCGTCCCGTCGACGCAGCCACGCTGGAACACGACGCCGCGCCCGCGGCGGACAGCGCCAGCACGCGGGCGCGCGCGTCCATCGAACCGGTGGGCGACCGCTGCCTGCTCATCCGCCTGGGCGACACCGTGGACCTGGCCACGCATTACGCGGTGCAGGCGGTGACGGCGCTCATCAACGCCTGCCCACCGATCGGCGTGGTGGAAGTTGTGCCGGCCTTCACCACCGTCGCGGTGCATTACCAGCCCTCGCTGTGCCCGCGCGAGGGCGACCTGCCCAGCGTGTACCTGACCCGCCAGATCGAAGCCTTGCTGCGCCAGGACCTGCCCGACGTGGCCAGCGAAGGCCGCGTGGTGGAGATTCCCGCCTGCTACGGTGGCGAATACGGTCCCGATCTCGAAGACGTGGCGCGGCAATGCGGCCTGGCGCCGGAAGAAGTCGTCGCGCTGCACAGCGGTTCGCCGCTGACGCTTTACGCTTTTTTCTTCTCCCCGGGCAATCCCTTCGCGGGGCCCCTGGACCCGCGCCTGAACGTCAAGCGGCGTTCGTCGCCGCGCACCCGCGTCGAAGCCGGCTCGGTCGCCATCGCCAACGGCTTGTCCTCGATCTACCAGAGCACCTCGCCGGGCGGCTGGAACGTCATCGCCCGCACGCCCTGGAACCTGTTCCAGGTGGACCGGCAGCCGCCCACGCGCCTGCGCCTGGGCGACCAGTTGCGCTTCAAGCCGATCACACCCGATGAATTCCGCGACCTGCTGGAGCCGCGGCCATGA
- a CDS encoding pyridoxal phosphate-dependent aminotransferase, which translates to MSSAELDVRLSDRVAAARPSATGAVSELARRLSAEGRSIISLSEGELDFDTPAHVREAAVQAIAGGQTRYTDVGGTPALKAAVAAKFARDNHLEYAPAEIIAATGAKQILFNALLATLNPGDEAIVVAPYWVSYTEMTRIAGGTPVIVTPDAANDFKLTPALLEQHLTPNTRWLILNAPCNPSGALYTREEFAALAAVIRKHPRVLVMSDDIYEKLVYEGEFVSFAEAAPDMRARTLTINGVSKSHAMTGWRLGYAGGPAWLIKAMNLLQSQSTSNPSSVSQAAAVAALNGPQDFLDGWRDRLRARRDMALGILQAAAPVLSVRRPPAAFYFFADCRQAIGMRTPAGETIATDADLARYLIEEAGVAVVPGSAFGLEPYLRLTFCIADDRLKLACERIVAACAKLTR; encoded by the coding sequence ATGTCTTCCGCCGAACTTGATGTCCGTTTGTCCGACCGCGTCGCGGCCGCCCGCCCCTCCGCCACCGGCGCCGTCAGCGAACTCGCGCGACGGTTGTCGGCCGAAGGCCGCTCCATCATCAGCCTGAGCGAAGGCGAACTGGATTTCGACACCCCGGCCCACGTGCGCGAGGCCGCCGTCCAGGCCATCGCCGGCGGGCAGACGCGCTATACGGACGTCGGCGGCACGCCCGCCCTGAAGGCGGCGGTCGCCGCCAAGTTCGCGCGCGACAACCACCTGGAATACGCGCCGGCGGAAATCATCGCCGCCACGGGCGCCAAGCAGATCCTCTTCAACGCCCTGCTCGCCACCCTGAACCCCGGCGACGAGGCCATCGTGGTGGCCCCGTACTGGGTCTCCTATACGGAAATGACGCGCATCGCGGGCGGCACGCCCGTGATCGTCACCCCGGACGCCGCCAACGACTTCAAGCTGACCCCGGCATTGCTGGAGCAGCACCTGACGCCGAACACGCGCTGGCTCATCCTCAACGCGCCCTGCAACCCGTCCGGCGCGCTGTACACGCGCGAGGAATTCGCCGCGCTCGCCGCGGTGATCCGCAAGCACCCGCGCGTGCTGGTGATGTCGGACGATATCTACGAGAAGCTGGTCTACGAGGGCGAGTTCGTGTCCTTCGCCGAGGCGGCGCCCGATATGCGCGCGCGCACGCTGACGATCAACGGCGTCTCCAAGTCGCACGCCATGACCGGCTGGCGGCTGGGCTATGCCGGCGGCCCGGCTTGGCTGATCAAGGCCATGAACCTGCTGCAGTCGCAGAGCACCAGCAATCCCAGTTCCGTGAGCCAGGCGGCCGCCGTCGCCGCGCTGAACGGCCCGCAGGACTTCCTGGACGGCTGGCGCGACCGCCTGCGCGCGCGCCGCGACATGGCGCTCGGCATCCTGCAGGCGGCCGCGCCGGTGCTGAGCGTTCGCCGTCCGCCCGCGGCGTTCTATTTCTTCGCGGATTGCCGGCAGGCCATCGGCATGCGCACGCCGGCGGGCGAGACCATCGCCACCGACGCCGACCTGGCCCGCTACCTGATCGAGGAAGCCGGCGTGGCGGTCGTGCCCGGCAGTGCCTTCGGCCTGGAGCCGTATCTGCGCCTGACCTTCTGCATCGCCGACGACCGCCTCAAGCTCGCCTGCGAACGCATCGTCGCCGCCTGCGCCAAGCTGACCCGCTGA
- a CDS encoding GntR family transcriptional regulator has protein sequence MNPGHEGAASNQELDGGNRGLANQAYDALVDLILSRELKQGEQVQERALALRLGVSRTPLREAMHRLEGEQMLERKSNNRLFVRQVTLQDLMETLHIRRLLEGDAAGRAAGKVPAATLADLRARVQALMEEGQPGDPLHQELDAELHGLISEYCGNELMADMIAKLRQKTRMFSLKRLENRMVPVCGEHLAMLDALARGDAQAATAETMRHIENIRLSIIEKLSGTY, from the coding sequence ATGAATCCGGGACACGAGGGAGCGGCGTCCAACCAGGAGCTGGACGGCGGCAACAGGGGATTGGCGAACCAGGCCTACGACGCGCTGGTCGACCTGATACTCTCGCGCGAGCTGAAGCAGGGCGAGCAGGTGCAGGAGAGGGCGCTGGCCTTGCGGCTGGGGGTATCGCGCACGCCGCTGCGGGAAGCCATGCACCGGCTCGAGGGCGAGCAGATGTTGGAACGCAAGTCCAACAATCGCCTGTTCGTGCGCCAGGTCACCTTGCAGGACCTGATGGAGACGCTGCACATCCGGCGCCTGCTGGAGGGCGATGCCGCGGGACGCGCGGCCGGCAAGGTGCCGGCCGCGACGCTGGCCGATCTACGCGCGCGCGTCCAGGCCCTGATGGAGGAAGGCCAGCCGGGCGATCCGCTGCATCAGGAGCTGGACGCCGAGCTGCATGGCCTGATATCCGAATACTGCGGCAACGAGCTGATGGCGGACATGATCGCCAAGCTGCGGCAGAAGACCCGCATGTTCTCGCTGAAGCGGCTGGAGAACCGCATGGTGCCGGTCTGCGGCGAGCACCTGGCGATGCTCGACGCGCTGGCGCGCGGGGACGCCCAGGCGGCCACGGCGGAGACCATGCGGCATATCGAGAACATCCGGCTATCCATCATCGAGAAGCTGTCGGGGACGTACTGA
- a CDS encoding Type 1 glutamine amidotransferase-like domain-containing protein, with protein MTQRILAIGGGGFLMEENPSPIDALVRDMTGKARPKICFIGTASGDLPLQFAKFDAAYGYLGCEASHLAFFRDTGPRAIPLTDIRSRLLDQDAIFVGGGNTKAALGVWKEWGLDNVLREAGNAGILLAGMSAGALCWFESGVTDSFSPKWYRPVDCLGFIPGGCAVHYNGDPLRRESLHAACAAGGIGPSIAIDDYAAVFYANGKRDAVYAWKGGSTAHLVDMVGGQVVETALPAAPIRS; from the coding sequence ATGACGCAACGGATCTTGGCCATAGGAGGCGGAGGATTCCTGATGGAAGAAAACCCTTCTCCCATTGACGCGCTTGTGCGAGACATGACGGGCAAGGCGCGTCCCAAAATATGCTTCATCGGAACCGCGAGCGGCGACCTGCCTTTGCAGTTCGCGAAGTTCGATGCCGCTTACGGTTATCTGGGTTGCGAAGCATCGCATCTTGCCTTTTTCCGAGACACCGGCCCGCGTGCAATCCCATTGACGGACATTCGCAGCCGACTGCTGGACCAGGATGCGATTTTCGTGGGAGGCGGAAATACGAAAGCCGCGCTTGGCGTGTGGAAGGAATGGGGACTGGATAACGTGCTGCGGGAAGCGGGCAACGCCGGCATTCTCCTGGCGGGCATGAGCGCCGGCGCGTTGTGCTGGTTTGAATCGGGAGTGACGGACTCGTTCTCGCCCAAGTGGTATAGGCCCGTCGATTGCCTGGGTTTCATACCAGGCGGGTGCGCCGTCCACTACAACGGCGATCCCCTGCGCAGGGAATCGCTACACGCCGCTTGCGCGGCTGGCGGCATCGGACCATCCATCGCGATTGACGATTATGCGGCCGTCTTCTACGCCAATGGAAAACGCGACGCCGTCTACGCATGGAAAGGCGGCTCGACCGCTCACCTTGTCGATATGGTGGGCGGCCAGGTCGTGGAAACCGCGCTGCCGGCGGCGCCCATCAGGTCGTAG
- a CDS encoding 5-oxoprolinase subunit C family protein: MNAMIVERPGMLSTLQDSGRLGHQQYGVSVNGPMDEWSHRLANALVGNDEDAAVLECTLTGPRVVFAENTLVALCGARMRITANGQPLPQDRAVLLRRGTVLDVGERLEGARLYLAVRGGFAPAPVLGSRSTNIRAGFGGYQGRALKRGDRVPVGRPPRELPILPIEKLMVQSGMPVVHADTVDVTPPGPRESDASHASQPIRFVRGPHWPAFAPAAHEQLTSLPYTVTQQSDRMGARLRGEALKLSAPLELVSEATAFGTIQVPPDGQPIVLMADRQSAGGYPKIAYVASADLPLLAQAMPGDALQFTGIEQADAELAWRGVEDRLHEIRQAAARVLRP; the protein is encoded by the coding sequence ATGAACGCGATGATCGTGGAACGCCCCGGCATGCTCAGCACGCTGCAGGACAGCGGCCGGCTGGGCCATCAGCAATACGGCGTGTCGGTGAACGGCCCGATGGACGAATGGTCGCACCGCCTGGCCAATGCCCTGGTGGGCAACGACGAGGACGCGGCGGTGCTGGAATGCACGCTGACCGGACCGCGCGTGGTCTTCGCCGAGAACACGCTGGTCGCGCTGTGCGGCGCGCGCATGCGCATTACGGCCAATGGCCAGCCGCTGCCGCAGGACCGCGCGGTGCTGCTGCGGCGCGGGACGGTGCTGGACGTGGGCGAACGCCTGGAAGGCGCGCGCCTCTACCTGGCCGTGCGGGGCGGCTTCGCGCCCGCGCCCGTGCTGGGCAGCCGCAGCACCAATATCCGCGCCGGTTTCGGCGGCTACCAGGGCCGCGCGCTGAAGCGGGGCGACCGCGTGCCGGTCGGACGCCCTCCGCGCGAGCTGCCCATCCTGCCCATCGAGAAGCTGATGGTCCAGAGCGGCATGCCGGTGGTGCACGCGGACACCGTGGACGTGACGCCGCCGGGCCCGCGTGAGTCCGACGCGTCCCACGCGTCCCAGCCCATCCGCTTCGTCCGCGGTCCCCACTGGCCCGCCTTCGCCCCCGCCGCGCACGAACAACTGACCTCCCTGCCCTATACCGTCACCCAGCAGTCCGACCGCATGGGCGCGCGCCTGCGCGGCGAAGCGCTGAAGCTTAGCGCGCCGCTGGAACTGGTCTCCGAGGCGACCGCCTTCGGCACGATACAGGTGCCGCCCGACGGCCAGCCCATCGTGCTCATGGCCGACCGCCAGAGCGCCGGCGGCTATCCCAAGATCGCCTACGTCGCCAGCGCCGACCTGCCGCTGCTGGCGCAGGCGATGCCGGGCGACGCCTTGCAATTCACCGGCATCGAGCAGGCCGACGCCGAGCTGGCGTGGCGCGGCGTCGAGGACCGTCTGCACGAAATACGGCAAGCCGCGGCCCGCGTCCTGCGACCGTGA
- a CDS encoding TonB-dependent siderophore receptor, translating into MNPGLPPRRRGPLAALSLRAAWRPRPTALALAVAGAVAAAAPAAYAQQEARVSFNIASQPLYSALRAFSAQAHQQVLFDESTVANRSAPPVQGLMSPRQALDQLLAGSGIQVVATRAGAYTLKGPAAGAQDATQLPTVHVTASDQTGTGPVIGYVAERSVSGTKSDTPLIKTPQAISVVTRDQMTTQNVQSVAQALRYTSGVTPEQRGTNTDSLEYLYARGFQVEQYWNGLRLPGSAAGYNVTSFDPYMLERVEVLHGPSSVLYGQGSPGGMVNLVGKAPTDEPLHEIGIQTGSYGRTQVFGDFSGALNKDGTLLYRLTADGFETGTQTNYNRLERYAVAPSIMWRPNGDTKLTVYAYYQADPKAGGYNFVPAVGTATDGVVKLPRRLDVGEPDFDSFRKTQESIGYSFEHRFNDTWSVKQNYRFLHNSESIRYLSYSSLSSDGRTLLRTPYWNSGQINTHTLDNQLIARFGTGPLTHQVTLGADYQHTQYDHDFKGNLAGGPSLDPNNPVYGQTVPDANFQFATAGDQTLRQFGLYAQDQIDVGNWSLLGGIREDWAHESFDPYKAGTASTEQSDRAFTWRLGGVYKFDNGIAPYASYSKSFAPQIGTDYSGTPFQPTKGKQYEVGVKYQPPGYNSFVTVAAFHLTQENVTTTDPDHTSFSVQTGEVRSRGFEVEGHASLSNNLQLIASYTYTDLLNTRSNSSNLDRVPVGIPRNAASLWADYTIPSSALAGLQVGAGVRYIGNTWGDATNDLKLPSVTLVDVALHYDLGRNFDSMRGWTASLTASNLFDRDYLSYCSGGLCTWGAGRVILAGLKYKW; encoded by the coding sequence ATGAACCCCGGACTTCCGCCGCGCCGTCGCGGCCCCCTGGCCGCCCTGTCCCTGCGCGCCGCCTGGCGCCCGCGGCCGACCGCCCTCGCCCTGGCCGTCGCCGGCGCGGTCGCCGCCGCCGCGCCCGCGGCCTACGCGCAACAGGAAGCCCGCGTCAGCTTCAACATCGCGTCCCAACCCTTGTATAGCGCCCTGCGCGCTTTCTCCGCGCAGGCGCACCAGCAAGTGTTGTTCGACGAAAGCACGGTGGCGAATCGCAGCGCGCCGCCGGTCCAAGGCTTGATGTCGCCGCGCCAGGCCTTGGATCAACTGCTGGCGGGCTCCGGCATCCAGGTCGTCGCCACCCGCGCCGGCGCCTATACCCTGAAGGGCCCCGCCGCCGGCGCCCAGGACGCCACGCAGCTTCCCACGGTGCACGTGACCGCCTCCGACCAGACCGGCACCGGTCCCGTCATCGGCTATGTCGCCGAGCGCAGCGTATCGGGAACCAAGTCCGACACGCCGCTGATCAAGACGCCGCAAGCCATCTCCGTGGTGACGCGCGACCAGATGACGACGCAGAACGTGCAAAGCGTGGCGCAAGCCCTGCGCTACACCTCGGGCGTCACGCCCGAACAGCGCGGCACCAATACCGACTCGCTCGAATACCTGTACGCGCGCGGTTTCCAGGTCGAGCAATATTGGAACGGCCTGCGCCTGCCCGGCTCCGCCGCGGGCTACAACGTCACCAGCTTCGATCCCTACATGCTGGAGCGCGTGGAGGTGCTGCACGGTCCCTCGTCGGTGCTTTACGGCCAGGGCTCCCCTGGCGGCATGGTCAACCTGGTGGGCAAGGCGCCCACCGACGAGCCCCTGCACGAGATCGGCATCCAGACCGGCAGCTACGGCCGCACCCAGGTGTTCGGCGATTTCAGCGGCGCGCTGAACAAGGACGGCACCCTGCTCTATCGCCTGACGGCCGACGGCTTCGAGACGGGCACGCAGACCAACTACAACCGCCTCGAACGCTACGCCGTCGCGCCCTCCATCATGTGGCGCCCCAACGGCGACACCAAGCTGACGGTGTACGCCTATTACCAGGCCGATCCCAAGGCCGGCGGCTACAACTTCGTGCCCGCCGTGGGCACCGCGACCGACGGCGTGGTCAAGCTGCCGCGCCGCCTGGACGTCGGCGAGCCGGACTTCGACAGCTTCCGCAAGACGCAGGAGTCGATCGGCTATTCGTTCGAGCATCGTTTCAACGACACATGGTCGGTGAAGCAGAACTATCGTTTCCTGCACAACAGCGAATCGATCCGCTACCTGAGCTATTCCAGCCTGTCGTCCGACGGCCGCACCCTGCTGCGCACGCCTTACTGGAACAGCGGCCAGATCAACACCCATACCCTCGACAACCAGTTGATCGCGCGCTTCGGCACCGGTCCGCTGACGCACCAGGTGACGCTGGGCGCCGACTACCAACACACGCAGTACGACCACGATTTCAAGGGCAACCTGGCGGGCGGGCCGTCGCTGGACCCGAACAATCCCGTCTACGGACAAACCGTGCCGGACGCCAATTTCCAGTTCGCGACGGCCGGCGACCAGACCTTGCGCCAGTTCGGCCTGTACGCGCAGGACCAGATCGACGTCGGCAACTGGAGCCTGCTGGGCGGCATCCGCGAGGACTGGGCGCACGAGTCGTTCGACCCCTACAAGGCCGGCACCGCCAGCACCGAGCAATCGGACCGGGCGTTCACGTGGCGGCTGGGCGGCGTCTACAAGTTCGATAACGGCATCGCGCCGTACGCCAGCTATTCGAAGTCGTTCGCGCCGCAGATCGGCACGGATTACTCGGGCACGCCGTTCCAGCCCACCAAGGGCAAGCAGTACGAAGTCGGCGTGAAGTACCAGCCGCCGGGCTACAACAGCTTCGTCACGGTGGCGGCCTTTCACCTGACGCAGGAAAACGTCACAACCACCGATCCGGACCACACCAGCTTCAGCGTCCAGACCGGCGAAGTGCGTTCGCGCGGCTTCGAGGTGGAAGGCCACGCCAGCTTGAGCAACAACCTCCAGTTGATCGCCTCGTACACCTACACCGACCTGCTGAACACGCGCAGCAACAGCAGCAATCTCGATCGCGTGCCGGTGGGGATTCCGCGCAACGCCGCCAGCCTGTGGGCGGACTACACCATCCCGTCGAGCGCGCTGGCCGGCCTGCAGGTGGGCGCCGGCGTGCGCTACATCGGCAATACCTGGGGCGACGCCACCAACGACCTGAAGCTGCCTTCGGTCACGCTGGTCGACGTCGCGCTGCACTACGATCTGGGACGCAATTTCGACAGCATGCGCGGCTGGACGGCGTCGCTGACCGCCAGCAACCTGTTCGATCGCGACTACCTGTCCTATTGCTCCGGCGGCCTCTGCACCTGGGGCGCCGGCCGCGTGATCCTCGCGGGCCTGAAGTACAAGTGGTAA
- a CDS encoding LamB/YcsF family protein yields the protein MPSIDINCDMGESFGAWVMGQDTALMPHITAANIACGFHAGDPDVMLATVRCAIEHKVAIGAHPGLPDLQGFGRRAMAMTADEIYALVVYQVGAMQAVARSQGGKLHHVKTHGALYNMTARDPALADAVARAVADVDPSLPMYVANAPMAKATLERGLKPVYEIYADRTYQDDGTLTPRSQPHAMIEDVDQAIAQVKRMVKDGVVRALSGKEVPIKADTLCIHGDQPGAAVFARNIRAALEAEGIEVRTV from the coding sequence ATGCCTTCCATCGACATCAACTGTGACATGGGCGAAAGCTTCGGCGCCTGGGTCATGGGCCAGGACACCGCGCTGATGCCCCACATCACCGCCGCCAACATCGCCTGCGGCTTCCATGCCGGCGACCCGGACGTGATGCTCGCCACCGTCCGCTGCGCCATCGAGCACAAGGTCGCCATCGGCGCGCACCCCGGCCTGCCCGACCTGCAAGGCTTCGGCCGCCGCGCCATGGCGATGACCGCCGACGAAATCTACGCCCTGGTGGTCTACCAGGTCGGCGCCATGCAGGCCGTGGCCCGCTCCCAGGGCGGCAAGCTGCACCACGTGAAGACCCACGGCGCGCTCTACAACATGACCGCGCGCGATCCCGCCCTGGCCGATGCCGTGGCCCGCGCCGTCGCCGACGTCGACCCGTCGCTGCCCATGTACGTCGCCAACGCGCCCATGGCCAAGGCCACGCTGGAGCGCGGCCTGAAGCCCGTCTACGAGATCTACGCCGACCGCACCTACCAGGACGACGGCACGCTGACGCCCCGTTCGCAGCCGCACGCCATGATCGAGGACGTCGACCAGGCCATCGCCCAGGTCAAGCGCATGGTCAAGGACGGCGTGGTGCGCGCCCTGTCGGGCAAGGAAGTGCCGATCAAGGCCGACACGCTGTGCATCCATGGCGACCAGCCCGGCGCCGCGGTGTTCGCCCGCAACATCCGCGCCGCCCTGGAGGCCGAA